The genomic stretch CTCGTTTCATTGCCAATTTCCATAAGAAGTTTCCCAAAATTCAACTGCAAATTCAGGAACTTCAAACCGAAACTATTCTTGAAAAGCTCAGGATGGATGAGTTAGATGCTGGAATTATGGCGACACCTCTTGATGAAAAAGGAATTATAGAAAAGCCTTTATATTATGAGCCATTCATGGCTTTTATTCCTGAAAATCACCGTTTGGGTAAAGAATCTTTTGTGACGAACTCTGAACTTAATGTGGATGACATTCTTTTGCTAAATGAAGGACATTGCTTTAGAAACAGTGTTTTGAATATTTGCAATCAACCGAAAAAAGAAGATAGCAAGGCTATTAAGTTGGAAAGTGGAAACTTTGAAACACTGGTGAAGCTAAGTAAGCAAGGTTTTGGAATGACTTTGATTCCATACTTGCACGCATTGGATCTTGCTGAAGAAGATCAAAAACTTGTAAAGCCAATTGCTGATCCACGACCTATGCGTGAAGTTAGCATTGTGTATACAAGAGCCGAACTTAAGATTAAGGTAATTGAGGAGCTTCACAAGATCATTTTGAATAATATTCCTGAGAAACTTGCAAACGAAACGGAAGACGTGGTAAGTCCGTTGAAGAGCGCTTAAGGATTAAGTTAAGTTTAGTTTTTGAAGCACAAGTTGGTTTTCCGACTTGTGCTTTTCTGTTTTTAGCTAAGGCTAAAATCGAATTTTTACATTCGCATTTCTCAATATCTCTTTAAAGTATATGCTAAGATTCCCTCTTCGTCCCAAATCATTATTCCTTTATGCTATCCTCAGTTTTTTGTTTTTGGCGGCTTGTAGCCAAAATAACACCGCAGCAGATACAGTTATAAGGAGGGAAAGCACACAGATTAAGGTAGAGAACAAAAGGAAAGAACCTAAGACTTTAACAGAGAATAATGCTCAGGACTTCTTAAAGCAATATGCTGCTGAGCATAAAGAAACCGTGGTTGAAGTAAGCACTCCAAAAGGAAATATTAAAATCCAACTTTACAAAAACACGCCCCTTCATAGGGCAAATTTTTTATACCTAACTAAAAAGAAATATTTTGATGACACTTGGTTTTATCGGGTAAGCGAAGGTCACGTAATACAAGCAGGAAATACCGATGCCGTGGAAACTGTGAGAAAACGAAAGAAAATAGGCGAGTACAAAATTCCTGCAGAAATGGTGGAAACCAACTATCATAAATATGGCTCTGTGGCCATGGCACGTTCGTATTTTCAAAACCCAGAAAAGCTTTCTGACCCCTATGAATTTTACATTGTGCTAGGCAAAAGTTACACTCGGAGGGAGCTTGAGTTATTAGCAGAAAAGCATGAAATGACCTTTACTGATGCACAGTTAGATTTTTATAGTAAGAATACAGGTTCGCCACATTTAGATGGCCAGCATACAGTATTTGGCGAGGTGGTAGCCGGAATGGATTTTGTGGAGGCAATAAGTAAAGTGCAGGTAGATGAAGGGGAATGGCCTGTGGTAAATTTGCCAATTAAAGTAAAAGTGGTGAAATAGCTTAATGCTTTTCAAACACTAATTCTCCAGCTTTTATCTCAATGCCCAAGTGGTTTTCCTTTGGCGGAATAGGGCAAGAGTACTTATCGTTATAAGCGCAGTAAGGATTATAGGCTTTATTAAAATCGATAAGTAATGTATCACCTTCAGGAAGGGTGGCTTCTACATATCGACCGGCTCCATATGTTTCTTCTCCATTGGTAAGGTCTGTAAAAGGAATGAACAAGTAGTCTTTGTAATTTGGGAGACTTAACAATCTAAGGTTTTGATAAACCGGTAAATCAAATTTTTGTGAGTCAATTTCGAAATGGGCAATGCCCCACTGGCGATAATCTGCCAAGCGGTCGGTGCTAGTTTTCATTTTAAAAGGGACACTATCCGGTGTTTGGGTAACCGAAGCTATTATGTAAAAAGTCTCATTGATGGGATAAAAAGCTAGGCTATCAAAGTTTTTTCTGTCTATATCTTTGAGAGGACTTTGGGTAGAATCCCTAAACTCTGCATTTTGCTTTTTGCGCCAAGCCGTGTTTTCTTCAATAATATTTTGAGCGGAAAGCATTGAAGCAACTAAAGTGAAAAGAAGAATTAGTGGGGGTTTAATCATGTGTTATGGATTGCGCCTGTGGCGTTTGTTTATTGTAACCAAACTTAAAATAATTCAATTAATAAAATAAGGAGAGCTTATTTGTGTGCTCTTAAAAATTCACTATGTTTGAGCTAATGAAAAGCACAATGCGCAATAATAATATTTACCATAACCAGTCTTGCAATAAGATGTGGACGGTAAGTATATTGGGGCTAGAGGTGCAGCATATTAAATAGAATTAGATTTATATCAGCATAAACCAAAAGCCCCGAAGAAATTCGGGGCTTTTTTTGTGGTATAAGTCGCAAAGCAAAAAGGCAATGAAGGACTATGTGAAAATTTTGGAGAGCAACAAGAAAGCAAACTTTCAAAAAGTGGTAACCATGCGTGGTGAGGGGCAACCCAAGCTTCAGTGGAATGCACTTAACCTTATTGAAGAAGCTTCTGCACAAATGCAGCATAGACTGAATGATATGCTGGACGACCACCTAAAAATAAAGGTGCCCAATGTGAAGCTCGATATATTTAATGAGTTAGGCACTGAGCCTCAACTAATGGTAAAGGCACAATTGTATGCTTCTAATAGCAGAGAAATACTGCTCAAGGTATTTGTACACGAAGTACAAGGTAAGGGCAAAACCAGAAAATTAGCAAAAGCTATATACCACTTACAATTGGTAAATACACTTAGTGGAAAAAAAGTGGCTTAACCTATTTAATTTCAATTTTGCGTTGTCTGACTTTAGGGTCATGATCATGCCTACCTATGGAAATTATGAGCACTCCGTCTTTAAAAGTGGCTTCTATTTTATCTTCATTTACATCATCCGGCAAGCTGAATGAACGCTGAAATGAAGATTGGTAAAACTCACGTCTAGTGTAATTCTCGTTAATTTCACTGCGTTTTATTTCTTCGGCTTCAATGGTCAAGATGTTTTGATCTACTGATAGATTGATACTTTCACGCTTATAGCCGGGCAACGCCAATTGAATTTCGTATCTATCGTCTAGAGATTGAACATTGGCAGCGGGCCTATAATCACTTCTTCTCATGAGGCTATCTGTAAAGAAGTTGTCTTTGAAATAGCCTGAGAAAGAGTTTCTATTTCGAAGGTCTTCGTCAAATTGTCTAAGTGACATAACTATTTATTTTTAATTAATACTTTGATATTAAAACGGTTGAGTTTATTTCATTGTTCACAATGAGATATGAACTTATAAAGGAATATCTCTAGACAGCATATGTATTCTAAGGTTTGGCACGTAATTAGTAGATTAGCCGCTGTTTTTAAGAAAATATAATAACTACATAATGAGAATAAAAAGTTTCGCAATAGCCCTATCGCTATGTGCTACTATTCCACTTGCGGCACAGGATGAACTGATTGACAAAGTAAAAGACAATGGAGCTGCAGATGCAGAGCAAGGTTTTGAATTTGAAACCATAGTAGATTTAGAAGCTACTCCGGTAAAAAATCAAGGGAGAAGTGGTACTTGCTGGAGTTATGCCACCAGCTCGTTCATAGAATCAGAGATGATTAGAATGGGTAAGGAGCCAGTGGATATTTCCGAAATGTTTACCGTTCGTCAAGTATATCTGGATAAAGCTGAGCGTTACGTACGTCTTCATGGTAATCTAAACTTTGGACAAGGTGGTGCTTTGCCAGATGTAATGTATGTTATCAAAAAGTATGGTGCCGTTCCTCAAGAAGTATATGAAGGGTTGGACTATGGGATGGACGAAAACAACCATGGTGAGCTTGAAAGTATTTTGAAAGCACAACTTGAACAAGTAGTAAAAAATCATAACAAAACACTTTCTCCAAGTTGGAGAAAAGCTTTTGAAGCCACGCTTGACGCTTACCTTGGAGAGTATCCAGAAGAGTTTGAGTGGAACGGAAAAAAGTACACTCCACGTACTTTTGCTGATGAAGTAATTGGTATAAAGCCGGATAACTACATTCAGATAACATCGTTTACACACCAGCCAATGCATGAGTTGGTAATGATTGAGGTTCCTGATAATTGGCTTTGGGGAGAGAGCTACAACGTAACTCTTGACGAAATGGAGCAGGCTGTAGATTATAGCTTAGAGCAGGGCTACACTATGGGCTGGGCCACTGATGTTAGCGAAAAAGGTTTTTCATTGAAGAATGCACTTGCTATAGTTCCTGCTGAGGATTATAGCGATATGACTTCTGAAGAGCGTGAAACAATGTTTGAAGGACCAAAGGAAGAAATGAAGATTGATGCGGAAATCCGTCAAGCGGCTTATGATAACTATGAAACCACTGATGACCACGGTATGCAAATTACCGGGAAGGTGAAAGACCAAAATGGTAATGAGTACTATGTGGTAAAGAATAGCTGGGGCGAGCGTAAAAACAGTAACCGTGTAGGGTACATTTATGCATCTGAGTCTTTCTTTAGATATAAAACTATTTCGGTGCTAATGCATAAAGATGCTTTACCGAAAAGCATCAAAAAGGAACTTGATCTGTAAAAGGGATTGATTGCTTTAAAATTGAAATGGCCGCTCATCGAGCGGCCATTTTTTTTGCGTTAACAAATCGTTTGAGAACAATTATCAAGCGTATTAGACTTAACTATTTTGGCGCTTCATGAAAAATCATGCTGAAAATGCTTCCTTCTCCTTTACGACTTTGGATATCTAACTCGCCATTTTGATTTTGCATAAACTCACGGGTAATTAATACTCCAAGTCCGGTGCCTTTTTCATTCATGGTGCCAAGGGTGGTAAAATCACCTTTCATGTTTTTAAGCTTATCTACTTGATCTATAGACATGCCTACTCCATTATCAATTACCCTTATAATTTTGTCTCCATTTTCTTCAACTGCCTCAATGGTGATTACACCACCGCTATTGGAAAATTTGATGGCATTGTTCACCAAGTTTCGGAGGCAGATATCTAGCTGACTCATGTCGGCTTTCACTTTTAAGAAATCGGGAACGTGAATGTCCAATTTAAGATTTTTAGAATCCAAATTTGCCTTTACCTGGCTTTCGATTTGCCACACCTGAGGTAATAGGTGAACATCTACGATCTTAGTATTGATACCCGTCAACTGCTTTTTACTCCATAGGAGTAAATTTTCGAGCGCATTGCTAGAGTTGTCAATCGATTCGCGAAGCTTTTGGACGATTTCTACACGATCTTTTTTAGTCAAGTCTTCCATTTCCAACAGTTCTAAAACAGATTTAACTTGATTTATAGGTTGGCGTATATCGTGGGTAAGTATTGAGAAAACCTTGTTTTTATTTTTGTCAAGATCTTTAAGTTGCTGGTTGTCTTTTTTCAACTCTAGCTGCTCTATACTTATTTGTTCCTCTTTCTCAGAAAGTTTCTTATGTGTTGTTTTGAGTTTTTTTAATTCTCGTTTTTGCTTAAAGAGTAGGATGGAAGTAATAAGTCCAATAATGAAAGCGATGGCTGAGAAAATGATAAGCCCAATTATCACTTCTTTACCTTTCGCTTTTATCAATATTCTTTTAGGGGAGGAGGATACAGAAGCCTCTAAGGTATCCGTCTTAGGGAGTGTATCAATTCTTGTTTTTGGCTTCGTGGTGGTAAAGGGCAGGGTTACCAACTCAAAGCTTTTAAGCGAATCTTGAATAGTGTTTAATTGTAAAAGAGCTGTTAAGGCTTTGGCCGTATCAGCACTGGCTAAGTAAACTTTATGTAGTTGATTAAGGACTTGTAGTTTGAGCGAAGTAGCAGCAGGAAGATTGTTATGAAGATTTTTTGCCTGTTGGGCAAATTCAATACTTTTTTGGTTGTTTTTTTTCAGAATATAAACTTCTGATAAGTTGATTTGGGCTTCAATACTTAAGGTAGGACTGTGATGGGCATTTGCCCATAATAAAGCTTTTATACCAGCTTCTTCAGCCTTTTGTGGGTTGAGCATTGCCTGCCAATACTTAGACCAATTCAGGTTTAAATTATAAAGATAATCAGGATGTAAAGCTTTTTGCTTGGTTTTGTTCAGTAAATCATAAGCTCGGCTTAATTGACCAAATTCAATTTCAATAAGAGCAAGTTGCTGAAAAATGGCAAACTCCAGATCTAAGTTTAGATCAGCCGATTCCAAAATAGATTTAGCTTTTATTAAACCTTTCTTTGACTTTGAGTATTGCTGTTGAGTAAAGTTGATTTGCGCAATGTGATATTCGGATAGCGCATGGTAATAATGATTATTTATTTCTAAAGCTAGCTTTGTGCTATTCCTTAATTTACTACGTGCTTGATATAAGTTTCCATTTTCAAAATCAATAAGAGCAAGTGTGATAAGGGCAGCACATTGGCCTTCCTTGTTTTTATACTTCTGAAATATGGCAAGCGCTTCATTTTGTAAAGCTAATGACTGATTTAATTCGCCATTTATAAATCTTGATTTAGTTTCAAGACCGAGTGAAGAAGCATATAAAAGACTGTCTCTATTGCGCAGAGCACTTATCTGAATATTTTTAGCAATACGGTTGCTTTCACCACTGGGCATGGCCAAAATACTATCCGAATAAATATTCAGACTATCAGTATTAACAATGTTTTGCCAAAAAAAACTACTTTGGCCATACGCACCAAAACAGAACAGCAAGAATAGTATGTTCGTTTTCAACAATGTCCTCATTAAGCTTGACCGCTAATGTAACCGAGTGTACTCATAGACTGTTCTAATAATAGATAATAGCGGTGTTTTTTTCGATAAGAAACTACCTACAAAATATGCAACCAAAGTGCCCAAAATGTGCGTGGTTTCCAACACCTGATACCCTCTGGCACTGTGAGTATTGCCAAAGTGTCGATCAATTACTAGATAAAGCGGGTGAATGTTCACAATGTGGCTTTAGGCACCAGCAAATTTATTGCATTGAGTGGGAAGGCGGATGTGGTGAATCCAGCCCTTTACTTGATTGGTTTCCGGATTTGGATGCTGGACTGACTGAACTAAATATTACTCGATCACCCGACTAATGAAAAGCGAATTCCAGCCTCTGTAGCTTTCCAATTTATGATTTCCCACTTTATAAATAGAGCTAAAGTTTTTTCTGCCTTCCGAATAGGGATTTTGGCTATTTTGGAAAACTTGCTCAGTGATATTTCTTCATTTTCACTTAAATAGTCAAAAAGCATTCGCTCATGGTCGCCATAAGCTATTAAGTTTTTCCTTTCGCTCTTCGGTGTTTTGTCACGCAAGTAGGAGAGAAGCACCCCGTTAGCCATAAAGTTTTCATCATTTTGCCTTACATAGGCAATCCACTTCTGGTCTTCAGTTTTTGCAAAATGTGGCCGGTTTATAGATGGAGGAACTTCTATTTCTAAAATCAACTTATCCTCGGCAGAGTATACAGTTGAGTAAAACTCGATGGCTGGTTTACAGTAAATATTTGCTGCACCATCTATCATGTAAAATTCTTCTTCAGGATCAATACCAGCAAGTCTACCATTGTCTTTTACACCAATCAGTAATTTGCCACCATCAGTATTGGCAAAGGCGCATAAAGTTTTTGCTATTTTTTGGGAGCTATCAATGCGAAATTTAAAATCCTGCTTTTGATGCTCACCTTCCTTTATCATTCTGTTCAAATCAAACTCGGTACCCTGTATTTGGTCGAGCTGGCGAGGATGATTTGATGGGGCTCCTTTTGAGTTCATTTTTTAGGGTAAAATTGCTTGTGCGTAGCAAGTAAAACTCTACGCAGCAGGAAGTATTATTCTAAAAGTGCTTCCCTTGTTTGGTTTGCTTTTAACCTCCAGCTGGCCGTTGTTTTCCTGTACAAAGTCATTTACAATAAGCATTCCTAAGCCTGTGCCTTTTTCATTCAAAGTGCCGGGAGTAGAGAAATGAGCATTTACATCAAATAGTTTTTTTATTTGCTCCTGATCCATTCCCTTGCCGTCATCACTTACTTCAATATGTACATTTTCCTTTTCCTTTATAGCACGCACGTTTATTTCTCCTTCCGAATTAGAAAATTTCACAGCGTTTTGAAGCAAGTTTCTAAGTATAATCTCGAGGTGGTTTGGATCCGCTAGCACTTTTAGGCCTGGCTCCATTTCTATCTGAAAGTTTATTCTTTTTTGCTCAATTGCATTGGTAAACTCTGCTCGTAGCTCCATTGCAAGAGGCTTTATTAATACGGCCTTTGGTCTTGTTTTTAGATTTGTAAATTGTGATTTAGTCCAGGTAAGCAGGTTATCTACGGTGCCTTTGGTATTTTCTACTGTATCTTTTACCTTTCTAGTCAATTCACGCAGATCTTCATCTTCATTCATTTCATGATCTAAAATCTCAAGGAGTTGAAGAGTTTGATTGAATGGTTGTTTAAGATCATGAGTCAAAATAGAAAGTAGTTTATCCTTTCCTTCATTTAGTTGCCTTAAGGCTTGATTAGTATTATTGAGTTCCTCACTTTTTGCGTTGAGTAACTTTTGCTTTCCTTCTATAATTTGCTGCGAATGATGTTTTCTGCGTAAACTTTTTAGCAGAATAAGTAGAATAATGAGGGCCAGTATAAATGCAGTGCCTATGCCTATCATCACTATTCTATCCTGCTTTATTACAGATTGTTGAAATGAATTTTTTGCTTTTAGTAACTCAGCCTCTTGACTTTGAATTTTATTCTGGGTTAATAGTATCCGCTCATGAATATTTATCTTGGCGAGAGTGTCTTTGTAGGCATAATATGTTTTATAAGCTTGTAAAGCTTCTTTAGGAAAGTTGTTTGATTCTAAGGCCTGACCAAGTATTAGAGCGATATCCTTGTGCAGCAATTGGGATTTTATCGTGTCAGCATATTTTTGTGCAATTTCAGCGTATTCCAGTGCCGCTTGATTTTTACCTGAACTTAGCATTATGGAAGATAAGTGGCCATATTGTTTAGCAATCTCCACCGGCTCGCCAAATTCAATTGCCTTCCCTAAAGCTTCTTTTTGAAAAGAAATGGCTTTTGTATGGTTACCATAATTAGCATGCACCTGTGCTAATAGTTCCAATGATTTAGATTGTTCGAGCAGGTCTCCATACTCTTTTGCTTGATTTAGCGCCAGTTGTGCATACTTGCGGGCCTCTTCATCCTGACCCTCAATTAGGAGTAACTCCGCATTTACATTTTTTATCGCAAAAAGTAACTCATACGCACTATCCTGAATAGCATTGTGCTCAGCTTTGTTCAAGTATTCTTGAGTATTAATAAAGTCACCCAAGTCCATAAAGGTTTGAGAAGTATTATAATATAGGTACGCTAAATTATAATGTAACCACTCACTATTCTTAGGAAGGTAGTCCTCAGCACTTTTATAATAATTAAGCCCTTTTTCAAAAAATCCCATTTCAGTGTATACGTTGCCAAAATTCATATTGGCATCTGATAGATCACTGGAATCACCAATTTTTTGGTATATGTCATAACTTACATGAAGATATTCCAACGCCTCATCTAGTCGATACTGATAAAATAGGGTGGACGATAGTCCTGTGTAGGCATACGCTATATAGAAGCTATCATTTTTAAGCAATGATTCGTTCATCAATTCACAAGCATAATAGCGTGAGCTATCAATGTTTTTGTAAACCCAATCTTCCATTTTAATTGTTAATTCAAGCAAAGTGTCCTCGGTTGATGTGGTATCATCAAAATTTTGCTGCCCGGCACAGGGGATAAGATGTGCCGTAGCAAGAAGAAGGAGCAAAAAGTATCTAATGTTCACGTTACTGCAAGATAGAGTTTGTTAGTTTTTAACCTTCCTAATGTAGGCTGAGTATAAGTTGAGTAACACAAATAACGGAAATTTAAATATGATCACTTGCGGTAAACATCAGAATGCAGGTTTCTGCCTGTTTTAATGTGCACGTAGATCACTTATCAATCTCGTGAAACCAAAGAGGGGAAGGATGATTTATGCTCTGGCCTTGCTCTTGTAGTATTGAGTAAGAATCAACACTATTACAGCACACGACATCATTATGGTAATCATTGGTAATTCTGTGCCATCAAAGAAAAAGCTAATTAAAGCTGAGGCTACAGCTCCGGAAAACATTCTTAGACTGCCGATAAGAGCAGATGCAACACCTGCATTTTTGGTAAACGGCTCAAGTGCCAATGCGGTGGTATTGGGATTGAGAAATCCGAGAAAAAATAAGAATAAAAAAAGTAGAGTTAGTAGGAGTGGCGCATTAAGTATGTTGGAGAAATGAGCAAAGGTTAAAACACATCCCACCAGAAATAAAATAACCGCAGTAATATTTGAAATACTCTCTGTGCTGCGCTTCCTTAGCCATGCCCGGTTCACTTGACTACCGGCAATAAAACCAAAAGCATTTAGTCCAAATATCCATCCAAACTCGGTTTCCGAAAATCCATAAATTTCCATTAATACAAAAGGAGAACCTGTGATATACGTAAACATACCAGCCATGGTAACACTACCAGCCATTGAAAATGTAAGGAACTCTCTATTTTTAAGAACTTCAAAGTAACCTTTTGCAACCTTTCCTGGCTTTAGAGATACCGTTGGGTCAAACTCTTTTGTTTCAGCCAAGCCGCGGTAAACTAATAGAATCAAAACTGCCGAAATAGCACTTAATATGATAAAAATGTATTTCCAGCCAAAAGCGCTGGTTACATATCCACCAATGGTGGGAGCAATTATTGGTGCTATTCCCATTACAAGTAGAAGGGTAGAAAACACACGAGCCGTTTCATTTACAGGAAAAATATCTCTTACAATTGCACGGCTTGCCACCATACCTACACATCCACCAAGTGCTAGTATAAGCCTGAGGGCTATTAGCCAGTCTATGCTTGGTGAAAGAGCACAACCTAAAGCAGCCACAAGGTATATGAAAAGACCTATTAATAATGGCTTTTTTCTTCCATATCTATCTACGAGTGGACCATAGATTAATTGCCCCACAGAAATTCCTATAAAATAGCTGGTAAGTGTCAGACCAACACTGGCCACGTCAGTATTTAGGTCTTTGGCTATGGCCGAGAAACCAGGCAAATACATATCAATAGAAAATGGCCCTAAGGCAGCAATAGCTCCTAAAATGAGAATGATAATGTATTGCTGTCGTTTGGTCACCTGAATTTTCCGCTTTTTAGCTAAGGGGCAAATGTATTAGTAACCTAAAGTGTACCTTCCAGTTTTCAATACGATTTGTTTATACGCTACAATCACAAATATCTATTTGTGTGAGGCAGACCTAACGCTTTAGAGGTTTGAGAAGGTCTTCAAGACCATTTATTTTAATTACATGCATAGTTTGCAAGAGCATTCCTAGCTTACCGTCAGGGTAGCCTTTAGCATCAAACCATTCAAGGTAACTTACGGGCAAATCGCAGAGAATTCGCCCTTTATATTTTCCAAAAGGCATCTGCATCTTTACAAGATCTTTGAGTAATTGGGGGTTGAGGCCGTTTTCCTGCATGCTTAGATTTCTTATTTGCAAAGAAAACTAATTGCACACGTTAGCACCACGCATCGCAGTTTATTATGCAATTTTTAGTTTGGCACTAAGTTTTGACTGTTCTAGCTGTTGCGTTATTTTTCGATATAAAGCATCTTGATTAATTGGCTTAGACAAGTAGTCATTCATACCAATATCCATCACACGTGATTTTGTACTTTCCATTGTGTCCGCTGTCACAGCAATGATTGGGATAGTTTTTAAATCATTTCCAACTACCCCGTTTCTAATATTGGTGGTGGCTTCATATCCGTCCATTACGGGCATTTGAAGATCCATTAAAATAATATCAAAATTGCTGCTCTTAAGAATTTCTAAAGCTTGTTTTCCATCATTCACTACTTCTACAATAGTATTGCTCCAACAGCTAAGTAATTTCTTGATGATCATTTGATTTATAGGGTTATCTTCTACCACAAGCACGCGCGCATTCTTCAAATCATATGGACTATCAGGTAGACTTATTGATGATTTTGGTGCAGCTTTTACCTGATATGGAAGGAAGATAGTGCACTGTGTTCCTTGGTTTGGCTCGCTTTCAATTGCGATAGTTCCTTGGTGTAGATCAACTAATTCTTTTACGAGAGAAAGCCCAAGGCCCAAACCTCCGTAATTACGCTTATCATCGCTTTCTACCTGAGTAAAGCTTCTAAATACAGCCTTTTGTTTAACCTTATCAATCCCTACACCAGTGTCTGTAATGGTGAATTTTAGTTGGCCGTTTTCTTTATCAAGCGGAATGTAATCCATGTCAAAACGGACGCTTCCTTTAGATGTGAATTTAATGGCATTGTTGAGTACATTATTTAAAATTTGAGTTAGCCTTTCGGAGTCACCAATTGCAATATTTGGAGCCTTTTCATCTATATTATACTCAAAATTGAGGCCTTTATTTTTGGCCTGACTAACGATGCTTTTGATTATATCATTTGCCACATCAACAGGGGCAAAGTCTTCACGACTTAACTTCAGTTCACCTTTCTCAATTTTATTAAAATCTAGAATGTCGTTTACACAAGAAAGTAATCCTACCGAGGCATACTTTACTACCTCAAAATTTTCAATTACTTTCTTATCTGTACTTTCCCTAATCATAAAATCAGAAACACCCATTATGGCATTGAGAGGAGTCCTTAATTCATGACTCATATTACTCATAAAGTAAGACTTCAAGTCATTCATATCTTGAAGATGTTGCAAAGCGGTGTTTTGAATTTCCTCTTTTTCTCGTCTTAGATTTCTAATGCGATTGATCATTGAAATAGAGAGGAAGATCACCTCTAAACCGGTTCCGAATTTTGTTGAGTTGGTGGTGATAAAGTTGGTAGGTAGGATACCAAAATTATTTAAAATAAAAACCACAAAACCGGCAACAAAAAAGGTAATACCCAAGCTAAAGAATGGATCCACTTTAACATTCTTGCCGCTAAGGGCAAATACAGA from Owenweeksia hongkongensis DSM 17368 encodes the following:
- a CDS encoding LysR substrate-binding domain-containing protein is translated as MTITQLQYLIAVDNHRHFARAAEACFVTQPTLSMQIQKLEDELGVLLFDRSKHPVRPTSIGERIVNQARTVVHESERIHQILQEGKNQLEGPFKLGVIPTVASSLIPRFIANFHKKFPKIQLQIQELQTETILEKLRMDELDAGIMATPLDEKGIIEKPLYYEPFMAFIPENHRLGKESFVTNSELNVDDILLLNEGHCFRNSVLNICNQPKKEDSKAIKLESGNFETLVKLSKQGFGMTLIPYLHALDLAEEDQKLVKPIADPRPMREVSIVYTRAELKIKVIEELHKIILNNIPEKLANETEDVVSPLKSA
- a CDS encoding peptidylprolyl isomerase — protein: MLRFPLRPKSLFLYAILSFLFLAACSQNNTAADTVIRRESTQIKVENKRKEPKTLTENNAQDFLKQYAAEHKETVVEVSTPKGNIKIQLYKNTPLHRANFLYLTKKKYFDDTWFYRVSEGHVIQAGNTDAVETVRKRKKIGEYKIPAEMVETNYHKYGSVAMARSYFQNPEKLSDPYEFYIVLGKSYTRRELELLAEKHEMTFTDAQLDFYSKNTGSPHLDGQHTVFGEVVAGMDFVEAISKVQVDEGEWPVVNLPIKVKVVK
- a CDS encoding DUF1684 domain-containing protein, which gives rise to MIKPPLILLFTLVASMLSAQNIIEENTAWRKKQNAEFRDSTQSPLKDIDRKNFDSLAFYPINETFYIIASVTQTPDSVPFKMKTSTDRLADYRQWGIAHFEIDSQKFDLPVYQNLRLLSLPNYKDYLFIPFTDLTNGEETYGAGRYVEATLPEGDTLLIDFNKAYNPYCAYNDKYSCPIPPKENHLGIEIKAGELVFEKH
- a CDS encoding Hsp20/alpha crystallin family protein; this encodes MSLRQFDEDLRNRNSFSGYFKDNFFTDSLMRRSDYRPAANVQSLDDRYEIQLALPGYKRESINLSVDQNILTIEAEEIKRSEINENYTRREFYQSSFQRSFSLPDDVNEDKIEATFKDGVLIISIGRHDHDPKVRQRKIEIK
- a CDS encoding C1 family peptidase encodes the protein MRIKSFAIALSLCATIPLAAQDELIDKVKDNGAADAEQGFEFETIVDLEATPVKNQGRSGTCWSYATSSFIESEMIRMGKEPVDISEMFTVRQVYLDKAERYVRLHGNLNFGQGGALPDVMYVIKKYGAVPQEVYEGLDYGMDENNHGELESILKAQLEQVVKNHNKTLSPSWRKAFEATLDAYLGEYPEEFEWNGKKYTPRTFADEVIGIKPDNYIQITSFTHQPMHELVMIEVPDNWLWGESYNVTLDEMEQAVDYSLEQGYTMGWATDVSEKGFSLKNALAIVPAEDYSDMTSEERETMFEGPKEEMKIDAEIRQAAYDNYETTDDHGMQITGKVKDQNGNEYYVVKNSWGERKNSNRVGYIYASESFFRYKTISVLMHKDALPKSIKKELDL
- a CDS encoding tetratricopeptide repeat-containing sensor histidine kinase translates to MKTNILFLLFCFGAYGQSSFFWQNIVNTDSLNIYSDSILAMPSGESNRIAKNIQISALRNRDSLLYASSLGLETKSRFINGELNQSLALQNEALAIFQKYKNKEGQCAALITLALIDFENGNLYQARSKLRNSTKLALEINNHYYHALSEYHIAQINFTQQQYSKSKKGLIKAKSILESADLNLDLEFAIFQQLALIEIEFGQLSRAYDLLNKTKQKALHPDYLYNLNLNWSKYWQAMLNPQKAEEAGIKALLWANAHHSPTLSIEAQINLSEVYILKKNNQKSIEFAQQAKNLHNNLPAATSLKLQVLNQLHKVYLASADTAKALTALLQLNTIQDSLKSFELVTLPFTTTKPKTRIDTLPKTDTLEASVSSSPKRILIKAKGKEVIIGLIIFSAIAFIIGLITSILLFKQKRELKKLKTTHKKLSEKEEQISIEQLELKKDNQQLKDLDKNKNKVFSILTHDIRQPINQVKSVLELLEMEDLTKKDRVEIVQKLRESIDNSSNALENLLLWSKKQLTGINTKIVDVHLLPQVWQIESQVKANLDSKNLKLDIHVPDFLKVKADMSQLDICLRNLVNNAIKFSNSGGVITIEAVEENGDKIIRVIDNGVGMSIDQVDKLKNMKGDFTTLGTMNEKGTGLGVLITREFMQNQNGELDIQSRKGEGSIFSMIFHEAPK
- a CDS encoding AlbA family DNA-binding domain-containing protein codes for the protein MNSKGAPSNHPRQLDQIQGTEFDLNRMIKEGEHQKQDFKFRIDSSQKIAKTLCAFANTDGGKLLIGVKDNGRLAGIDPEEEFYMIDGAANIYCKPAIEFYSTVYSAEDKLILEIEVPPSINRPHFAKTEDQKWIAYVRQNDENFMANGVLLSYLRDKTPKSERKNLIAYGDHERMLFDYLSENEEISLSKFSKIAKIPIRKAEKTLALFIKWEIINWKATEAGIRFSLVG